In the genome of Flavobacterium panacagri, one region contains:
- a CDS encoding NAD(P)-dependent oxidoreductase, whose product MKFGIIKERKNPPDRRVVFSPNELTKLKQLYHEAAVKVESSDIRIFSDDDYKNMGITVTDDVSDCDVLFGVKEVPIENLIPNKAYFFFSHTIKKQPHNRKLLQAILEKKIDLYDHETIVDEHDRRLIGFGRYAGMVGVYNGIRAFGIKFELFKLPKAETLSGKEDLIRHLKRITMPALKFVITGTGKVGSGAKEILDAIKVKEITVDNYLTKTYAQAVYVQLDVLEYNKRKDGQVLDFNDFVQHPEDYESDFERFTKVSDIYFAGHFYANNAPMILTKEMLNASDCKLKVVADISCDVNGPIASTVRSSTIAEPLYGYFPLEDREVDFFHPAAVAVMAVDNLPCEIPKDASEGFGEQFMEYVIPAFFNGDKDGILKRAKITENGKLTERFSYLQDYVDGK is encoded by the coding sequence ATGAAATTTGGAATCATAAAAGAAAGAAAAAATCCGCCGGATAGAAGAGTAGTATTTTCTCCAAATGAATTAACAAAATTAAAGCAGCTTTATCATGAAGCAGCTGTAAAAGTAGAAAGTTCTGATATTAGAATTTTTTCTGATGATGATTATAAAAATATGGGAATTACGGTTACTGATGATGTCTCTGATTGCGATGTTTTATTTGGTGTAAAAGAAGTTCCTATAGAAAATTTGATTCCCAATAAAGCATATTTCTTTTTCTCTCATACCATTAAAAAACAGCCTCATAATAGAAAATTACTTCAGGCGATTTTAGAGAAAAAAATCGATTTGTACGATCATGAAACTATTGTGGATGAGCATGATCGCAGATTAATTGGTTTTGGAAGATATGCAGGAATGGTTGGTGTTTATAACGGAATTCGTGCTTTCGGAATTAAATTTGAATTGTTTAAACTGCCAAAAGCAGAAACACTTTCAGGAAAAGAAGATCTGATAAGGCATTTAAAACGCATTACAATGCCAGCCTTGAAATTTGTGATCACGGGAACTGGAAAGGTGGGAAGCGGCGCAAAAGAAATTTTAGATGCCATTAAAGTAAAAGAAATTACAGTAGATAATTATTTAACAAAAACCTATGCGCAGGCAGTGTATGTTCAGCTTGATGTTTTGGAATACAACAAAAGAAAAGACGGTCAGGTTTTAGATTTTAATGATTTTGTACAGCATCCAGAAGATTACGAATCTGATTTTGAAAGATTCACTAAAGTTTCTGATATCTATTTTGCTGGACATTTTTATGCCAACAATGCACCAATGATTCTGACGAAAGAAATGTTGAATGCCAGCGACTGCAAATTAAAAGTTGTAGCTGATATTTCGTGCGATGTAAATGGTCCGATTGCGTCAACTGTTCGTTCGTCAACAATTGCGGAACCTTTGTATGGATATTTTCCGTTAGAAGATAGGGAAGTTGACTTTTTTCATCCTGCAGCCGTTGCTGTAATGGCGGTAGATAATCTGCCATGCGAAATCCCAAAAGATGCCAGCGAAGGTTTCGGAGAACAATTTATGGAATATGTAATTCCAGCTTTCTTCAATGGAGATAAAGATGGAATTCTAAAACGCGCCAAAATAACAGAAAATGGAAAACTAACAGAACGATTCAGCTATTTGCAGGATTATGTGGATGGGAAATAG
- a CDS encoding serine hydrolase domain-containing protein, with amino-acid sequence MQMIFLKKTKIPQILFSVLVLSSCGQNKKTDTVTTNTVEDTLPKMKPLGAEPKVSQAYKNSVVGRINHFYNKNWPNNNMNGSFLVAKNGQILFERYNGFANKNEGTKITPETPVQIASVSKVLTATAILKLVNAGKIELDQKVNTILKTFPYEECTIRMLLSHRTGMRNYAYFTDRDKSIWDRHNQLTNKDILDILATKDIGLESRTGTRFSYCNTNYAMLALIIQKITGLSYKEAMSEMIFKPLGMKNTYVFDDDKDRKKIVPSYKGNGVEIGFDYLDNVYGDKNVFSTARDLLKFDRARQSPDFLKPELLKQVYTGYSNERKGTKNYGLGIRMINWETGQNFYFHNGWWHGNTSSYITLMNEGVTIIALSNKMTRNTYAVRKLAPIFGDYPFNFKDEE; translated from the coding sequence ATGCAAATGATTTTCCTTAAAAAAACAAAGATACCACAAATACTTTTCTCCGTACTAGTTTTAAGTTCTTGTGGTCAAAACAAAAAAACAGATACAGTTACTACCAATACAGTCGAAGATACCTTACCCAAAATGAAGCCGTTAGGCGCAGAACCCAAAGTTTCTCAAGCCTATAAAAACTCGGTAGTTGGAAGAATAAATCACTTTTACAATAAAAACTGGCCAAATAATAACATGAATGGAAGCTTCTTAGTTGCCAAAAATGGTCAGATACTTTTTGAACGATACAATGGTTTTGCTAATAAAAATGAAGGGACTAAAATAACCCCCGAAACACCTGTACAGATTGCTTCAGTAAGTAAAGTCCTGACAGCAACGGCTATTTTAAAACTGGTTAATGCAGGTAAAATTGAGTTAGACCAAAAAGTCAATACTATTTTAAAAACATTCCCATACGAAGAATGTACAATTAGAATGCTTTTAAGCCATCGTACTGGAATGCGTAATTATGCTTATTTTACCGATAGAGATAAATCTATTTGGGATCGCCATAACCAATTGACGAATAAAGATATTTTGGATATTTTGGCGACAAAAGATATTGGCCTGGAATCTAGAACCGGGACACGTTTCAGCTATTGTAACACCAACTATGCAATGCTGGCGCTTATTATCCAAAAAATCACTGGTTTAAGTTATAAAGAGGCCATGTCTGAAATGATTTTCAAACCTTTGGGAATGAAAAATACTTATGTTTTTGACGATGATAAAGACCGAAAAAAAATTGTTCCTTCTTATAAAGGTAATGGTGTCGAAATTGGTTTTGATTATCTAGACAATGTTTATGGTGATAAAAATGTTTTTTCTACAGCAAGAGATCTTTTAAAATTTGACCGTGCAAGACAATCTCCAGACTTTTTAAAACCTGAATTACTGAAACAAGTTTACACTGGTTACAGCAACGAAAGAAAAGGAACTAAAAATTACGGTCTAGGAATTCGAATGATCAATTGGGAAACGGGACAGAACTTCTATTTTCATAATGGCTGGTGGCATGGAAATACTTCATCTTATATCACTTTAATGAACGAAGGCGTTACGATAATTGCACTTTCTAACAAGATGACTAGAAACACTTACGCGGTTCGTAAACTGGCTCCAATCTTTGGAGATTACCCTTTTAATTTTAAAGACGAAGAATAA
- a CDS encoding winged helix-turn-helix transcriptional regulator: MYERKIIPNLNCGLDLIGEVLYGKWKIRLLWFINEGHKRPSELQRKIPDASRRVLNIQLKELEDHELVVRKIYPVVPPKVEYSLTEFGQSLIPVIGTLGYWGDKHQERLRNLILKKFPEVSETENK; encoded by the coding sequence ATGTATGAAAGAAAAATAATCCCGAACCTAAATTGCGGACTCGACCTAATTGGAGAAGTTCTGTACGGAAAATGGAAAATACGCTTGCTTTGGTTTATTAATGAAGGCCACAAAAGACCAAGCGAATTACAGCGAAAAATACCAGATGCTTCCAGAAGGGTTTTGAATATCCAGCTGAAAGAACTGGAAGACCATGAACTTGTTGTCAGGAAAATATATCCTGTAGTGCCACCAAAAGTTGAATATAGTCTTACTGAATTCGGACAGAGTCTGATTCCCGTAATAGGTACTTTAGGATACTGGGGAGATAAGCATCAGGAACGATTAAGAAATTTAATTCTTAAAAAATTTCCAGAAGTATCCGAAACAGAAAATAAATGA
- a CDS encoding SDR family oxidoreductase, producing the protein MEQKLNYQNELSGKIALVTGGTKGAGKAIAERLKSAGAKVIISARNAPEAPDEDLYFISADLSKSEGAEKTAQEIFEKFGKIDILINNLGGSETPGGGFAALSNTDWEETIQINLLTPVRLDKAFLPQMLENKSGVIIHIASIQGKLPLHDSTLPYAAAKAGLINYSKGLSKEVSAKGVRILTVSPGWIMTEASKRMIERISESSEISLKEAEKSVMDALGGIPFGRPAMPEEVAELVGFLVSPRASYLTGTEYVIDGGTLPTT; encoded by the coding sequence ATGGAACAGAAATTAAATTATCAAAACGAATTATCAGGCAAAATTGCTTTAGTTACTGGCGGAACAAAAGGAGCTGGAAAAGCCATTGCAGAACGTTTAAAAAGTGCTGGTGCAAAGGTTATTATCAGCGCAAGAAACGCTCCCGAAGCTCCTGACGAAGATTTGTATTTTATTTCAGCCGACTTAAGTAAGTCCGAAGGTGCTGAAAAAACTGCGCAAGAAATATTTGAGAAATTCGGTAAAATCGATATCCTCATTAACAATCTTGGAGGTTCAGAAACTCCAGGCGGAGGTTTTGCCGCATTGTCTAATACAGACTGGGAAGAAACCATTCAAATCAATTTACTCACTCCAGTCCGACTGGATAAAGCTTTTCTTCCTCAAATGCTTGAAAACAAAAGTGGTGTCATTATTCATATTGCATCCATTCAAGGAAAACTGCCTTTACACGATTCCACACTTCCTTATGCGGCCGCAAAAGCAGGATTGATTAATTACAGCAAAGGGCTCTCTAAAGAAGTTTCTGCGAAAGGTGTTCGTATATTAACTGTTTCGCCGGGATGGATCATGACTGAAGCATCAAAAAGAATGATTGAGCGCATTTCTGAGAGCAGTGAAATTTCTTTAAAAGAAGCTGAAAAAAGCGTAATGGATGCTTTAGGAGGAATACCTTTTGGAAGACCTGCTATGCCTGAAGAAGTAGCTGAACTTGTTGGCTTTCTAGTTTCTCCAAGAGCAAGCTATTTAACAGGAACAGAATATGTAATTGATGGTGGCACATTACCAACAACTTAA
- a CDS encoding nuclear transport factor 2 family protein, translated as MNLPQTIKDLVNAQNNFDGTAFSDCFSETAVVFDEGKTHTGKAAIKAWIEKAAKEYKAVMEPVELEGNDQKATLKAKVSGTFPGSPLILNYHFELNGKSIQSLKID; from the coding sequence ATGAACTTACCACAAACAATAAAAGATTTAGTAAATGCACAGAATAATTTTGACGGAACTGCTTTCTCAGACTGTTTCTCTGAAACGGCAGTTGTATTTGATGAAGGCAAAACGCACACAGGCAAAGCAGCTATAAAAGCTTGGATAGAAAAAGCGGCAAAAGAATATAAGGCAGTTATGGAACCTGTTGAACTAGAAGGAAATGATCAAAAAGCAACTCTAAAAGCTAAAGTTTCAGGCACTTTTCCCGGAAGTCCTTTAATTCTTAACTATCATTTTGAACTGAATGGGAAAAGCATACAATCATTAAAAATTGATTAA
- a CDS encoding NADH:flavin oxidoreductase, protein MSVSDLFKPLTLLHGPAMRNRFMLAPLTSQQSDFDGTASEYDQYWMKQLAQGGYGLIQTSASTVEAGGIAFERQLGIHSDDHLPGLTKMASVIREGGALSAVQLHHAGHRAKPSIGGIPAPASGKTLEGIKAITTEEVERIRDSFITAAKRAQQAGFDGISVHGAFGWILSEFMSPNLNDRTDKYGGSLENRARFTLEVIEGIRKACGPDFQIGWRLSIERYGLVLEELREVTADIFDRELIDYLDLALWDSGQIVRDGTFKGKTMLSIFTELPRKGVRLGAAGKIMSAQRAGQLLDEGCDFVLIARAAILQRDFPLQVKANPMYESPQLPVIADYLRQGGLSERFIETMRGWQTFVKAGSM, encoded by the coding sequence ATGTCTGTTTCTGATTTATTTAAACCCCTTACATTGCTGCATGGTCCAGCAATGAGAAATCGTTTTATGCTGGCACCTTTAACCAGCCAGCAAAGTGATTTTGATGGTACAGCATCTGAATACGATCAATATTGGATGAAACAGCTAGCTCAAGGCGGATACGGATTAATTCAAACCAGTGCATCGACTGTAGAAGCAGGAGGTATAGCGTTTGAAAGGCAGTTAGGTATTCATAGTGATGATCATTTGCCAGGATTGACAAAAATGGCATCGGTTATTCGTGAGGGTGGAGCATTGTCTGCAGTGCAACTTCATCATGCGGGACATCGTGCTAAACCATCAATTGGAGGAATACCAGCTCCAGCTTCAGGTAAAACATTAGAAGGAATAAAGGCAATCACAACGGAAGAAGTAGAACGAATCCGAGACAGTTTTATTACAGCTGCAAAAAGGGCTCAGCAGGCAGGTTTTGACGGAATTTCTGTTCACGGAGCTTTCGGATGGATTCTTTCTGAATTTATGTCACCTAATTTAAACGATAGAACAGATAAATACGGAGGAAGTCTGGAAAATCGTGCCCGTTTTACTCTTGAAGTTATTGAAGGAATTCGTAAAGCCTGTGGTCCTGATTTCCAGATCGGATGGCGATTATCAATTGAGCGTTATGGACTGGTTTTGGAAGAATTGAGAGAAGTTACCGCCGATATATTCGATCGTGAGTTAATTGATTATTTAGATCTTGCTTTATGGGATTCAGGACAGATAGTGCGTGATGGAACTTTTAAAGGAAAAACCATGCTCAGCATTTTTACCGAACTTCCGCGTAAAGGTGTGCGTTTGGGCGCTGCAGGAAAGATTATGAGTGCACAGCGCGCGGGACAACTTCTAGATGAAGGCTGTGATTTTGTACTGATTGCTCGTGCAGCTATTCTTCAAAGAGATTTCCCGCTTCAGGTAAAAGCAAATCCAATGTATGAAAGTCCGCAATTGCCTGTAATAGCAGATTATCTCAGACAAGGAGGATTAAGCGAGCGTTTTATCGAAACCATGCGTGGATGGCAGACTTTTGTAAAAGCTGGTTCTATGTAA
- a CDS encoding DsrE family protein, translating into MKKTAIIILSDPKAGSEEALGRVFNALASAYEFKHEGEDVKIIFQGAGIRWPEHLEKPEHPVNALYKEVKDHVHGLSKGCVAVFGTEVSGYELLNDNEVPGTPGLPSFVNLKKEGYDILIF; encoded by the coding sequence ATGAAAAAAACAGCAATTATTATTCTTTCTGACCCAAAAGCGGGTTCAGAAGAAGCTTTAGGACGTGTATTCAATGCTTTAGCATCGGCTTATGAATTCAAACACGAAGGTGAAGATGTAAAAATTATTTTCCAGGGCGCTGGTATTAGATGGCCGGAACATCTTGAAAAACCAGAACATCCGGTTAATGCTCTTTATAAAGAAGTAAAAGATCATGTTCACGGCCTTTCCAAAGGATGCGTTGCCGTATTTGGCACTGAAGTATCTGGTTATGAATTATTAAATGACAACGAAGTACCTGGAACTCCTGGCCTTCCAAGTTTTGTTAATCTTAAAAAAGAGGGTTACGATATTTTGATTTTTTAA
- a CDS encoding nucleoside deaminase, with protein sequence MQEDFQYYMKQCLDLAKNALEAGNPPVGALIVLGGKIIGTGIESGRSTGDITNHAEILSIKNAIKNGYVDKLHLANMYTTHEPCIMCSYMIRHHKIAEIIYGTAVPYVGGCTSKFNILETEDVPKWGNKPKVTGDVCVDKCDELNAQFLDFLNKR encoded by the coding sequence ATGCAGGAAGATTTTCAATATTACATGAAGCAATGCCTGGATCTGGCAAAAAATGCTTTAGAAGCAGGCAATCCGCCAGTTGGTGCCTTGATTGTACTAGGTGGAAAAATAATTGGCACAGGCATCGAATCTGGAAGATCAACGGGCGATATTACCAATCATGCAGAAATATTATCTATTAAAAATGCCATAAAAAATGGATATGTCGATAAATTGCATCTGGCAAATATGTACACCACACATGAACCTTGTATTATGTGTTCCTATATGATTAGGCATCATAAAATAGCTGAAATTATTTATGGTACAGCAGTTCCTTATGTTGGTGGTTGTACATCAAAGTTTAATATTTTAGAAACAGAAGATGTACCAAAATGGGGAAATAAACCCAAAGTAACTGGCGATGTATGCGTAGATAAATGTGACGAACTCAATGCACAGTTTTTAGATTTTTTAAACAAAAGATAA
- a CDS encoding helix-turn-helix domain-containing protein — MLSQSVYTLVNQQNGNLSFKVFEFDNGSYFDHIQRNNYFTIIIITAGEGLAKVDLSEYSFKENTLFAFYPYQPFMLASEGFLTGIAIQFHHDFFCIYRHHKEIAANGILFNNVYQQPFILLDQNSKQTLLNIVREIVNELKMEALRKDEVLVSYLKIFLVFATRIKLEQQSIKEINGNDKQLFIIQNLRNAIEDNFRTKHSASEYADMLHVTPVVLARATKNHFNMTLSDLITERIIVEAKRELYLTDKTVKEIAYELGYDDEYYFSRVFKGKTDISPQFYRDTIGFNKGAS; from the coding sequence ATGTTATCTCAATCCGTATATACACTTGTTAACCAGCAAAACGGCAACTTATCATTCAAAGTTTTTGAGTTTGATAACGGCAGTTATTTTGATCACATTCAGCGAAATAATTATTTTACTATAATAATCATCACTGCTGGAGAAGGATTAGCCAAAGTTGACCTCTCAGAATATTCGTTTAAAGAAAATACCTTATTTGCTTTTTATCCTTATCAGCCTTTTATGCTAGCTTCAGAAGGATTTCTCACAGGTATCGCAATTCAGTTTCATCATGATTTCTTTTGCATATACAGACATCATAAAGAAATTGCGGCTAATGGAATTTTATTTAATAATGTCTATCAACAGCCTTTTATTCTTTTAGATCAAAATAGCAAACAGACATTGTTGAATATTGTCAGAGAGATTGTGAATGAATTGAAAATGGAAGCTTTACGAAAAGACGAAGTTTTGGTCTCTTACCTGAAAATTTTTCTAGTTTTTGCAACCCGAATAAAGCTGGAACAACAGTCTATTAAAGAAATAAATGGCAATGACAAACAGCTTTTTATCATTCAGAATTTAAGAAATGCCATTGAAGATAATTTCAGGACAAAACATTCTGCCAGCGAATATGCCGATATGCTGCATGTAACACCGGTTGTACTCGCAAGAGCCACAAAAAATCATTTCAACATGACTCTTTCCGATTTGATAACCGAAAGGATTATTGTTGAAGCAAAAAGAGAATTATATCTCACAGATAAAACCGTGAAAGAAATTGCCTACGAACTCGGTTATGATGATGAATATTATTTCAGCAGAGTTTTTAAAGGTAAGACAGATATATCACCTCAATTTTACAGAGATACAATTGGTTTTAACAAAGGCGCATCTTAA
- a CDS encoding aldo/keto reductase, which yields MKQIKLGNQGLIIPPIGLGCMGMTGFEEGNMYGPADEKEALQTIHRSLELGGNFLDTADLYGPLKNEQLIAKAIGKERDKYILATKFGWEIDDSGNVTWAINGSKKYIKKAVERSLKNLNTDYIDLYYMHRLDKNTPIEETVDAMSDLVKEGKVKYIGLSEVSSETIKKAHLVHPITAVQSEYSLFERTVEERGVLKTLEELGIGFVAYSPLGRGFLSGQIRSIDDLPENDFRRAIPRFQENYFHKNIDLVKAIEIMAEEKKVTSSQLALAWIISKGIVPIPGTKRRKYVEQNIASANIELSQDELLKLESIVPLGTDTGAPYDEFSMGLLD from the coding sequence ATGAAACAGATTAAATTAGGCAATCAGGGGTTAATTATTCCTCCAATAGGTTTAGGATGTATGGGAATGACAGGCTTTGAAGAAGGAAATATGTATGGCCCTGCAGATGAAAAAGAAGCATTACAAACAATTCATCGTTCACTTGAACTCGGTGGTAATTTTCTGGATACAGCAGATTTGTACGGGCCTTTAAAAAACGAACAGCTAATAGCAAAAGCAATTGGTAAAGAACGTGATAAGTATATTCTGGCTACAAAATTCGGCTGGGAAATCGATGACAGCGGAAATGTAACCTGGGCTATAAACGGTAGTAAAAAATACATTAAAAAGGCGGTAGAGCGTTCGCTAAAAAACCTGAATACCGATTACATTGATCTTTATTATATGCATCGTCTGGACAAAAATACTCCTATCGAAGAAACGGTTGATGCTATGAGTGATCTTGTGAAAGAAGGCAAAGTGAAATACATTGGCCTTTCGGAAGTATCTTCTGAAACTATTAAAAAAGCGCACCTCGTTCATCCAATCACAGCTGTTCAAAGCGAATATTCCCTATTTGAAAGAACTGTTGAAGAAAGAGGCGTACTGAAAACATTGGAAGAACTAGGAATTGGTTTCGTGGCCTATTCTCCGTTAGGACGTGGTTTTTTATCAGGGCAAATCCGCTCTATTGATGATCTTCCAGAAAATGATTTCCGCAGAGCCATTCCACGTTTTCAGGAAAATTATTTCCATAAAAATATTGATCTGGTAAAAGCAATTGAAATAATGGCTGAAGAAAAAAAGGTAACTTCTTCCCAACTTGCTTTGGCATGGATTATCAGCAAAGGAATTGTACCTATTCCAGGAACTAAACGCAGAAAGTATGTGGAACAAAACATAGCCTCCGCAAATATAGAATTGAGCCAGGATGAACTTTTAAAACTGGAAAGTATCGTACCTTTAGGCACAGATACCGGAGCTCCGTACGATGAATTCAGTATGGGGTTACTAGATTAA
- a CDS encoding helix-turn-helix domain-containing protein, producing the protein MNTIASVSAFHRLLSLPEPKHPMVSVINLSESIFLEDEIWKGFVNKFYCVALKREAKGKIRYGQGHYDYDKGVLSFTAPNQVQYLDFHTMECGAGYLLIFHEDFLLKHPLAERIFDFGFFSYAVNEALHLSEQEEKYLIEIMDRIDKECQHIDRHTQEIILSQIDLLLNYSSRFYERQFLTRKNNSHALLTKFERFINDYYNNDTVEKSLLSVGLIAEALNLSPNYLSDFLKIHTGRNTKEHIYEKLTNKAKEKLSATTLSVSEIAYDLGFEHPQSFSTFFKKRTHMAPLEFREKIKNN; encoded by the coding sequence ATGAACACAATTGCATCTGTATCTGCTTTTCACCGCTTACTTTCGCTTCCAGAGCCTAAACATCCAATGGTGAGTGTAATTAATTTATCTGAAAGTATTTTTCTGGAAGATGAAATTTGGAAAGGTTTTGTCAATAAATTTTATTGTGTTGCTTTAAAAAGAGAGGCCAAGGGGAAAATTAGGTATGGTCAGGGACATTATGATTATGACAAAGGCGTACTCAGTTTTACGGCACCCAATCAGGTGCAGTATCTGGATTTTCATACTATGGAATGCGGAGCAGGTTATTTGCTAATATTTCATGAAGATTTTCTTTTAAAACATCCGTTGGCAGAAAGAATCTTTGATTTTGGTTTTTTCTCCTATGCCGTAAATGAAGCCTTGCATTTGTCTGAACAGGAAGAAAAATATCTCATCGAAATTATGGATAGAATTGACAAAGAATGCCAGCATATTGACCGTCATACTCAGGAAATTATTCTTTCGCAGATTGATTTACTTCTAAATTATTCAAGCCGATTCTACGAAAGACAATTTCTAACGAGAAAAAACAACAGTCATGCCCTGCTTACAAAATTTGAAAGGTTTATCAATGATTATTATAATAATGATACGGTAGAAAAAAGTCTTTTAAGCGTCGGTTTAATTGCGGAAGCCCTGAATCTTTCTCCCAATTATCTTAGCGATTTCCTGAAAATTCATACCGGCCGAAATACAAAAGAACATATTTACGAAAAGCTTACCAATAAGGCCAAAGAGAAATTATCAGCAACTACTTTGTCCGTGAGTGAAATTGCTTATGATCTTGGTTTTGAACATCCGCAATCCTTCAGTACGTTTTTTAAAAAAAGAACGCACATGGCTCCTCTTGAATTTCGTGAAAAAATTAAAAATAATTAG
- a CDS encoding TetR/AcrR family transcriptional regulator, translated as MRGRPTIYEDSNIIKKAQEVFWQKGYSATSLSDLQKATGAGAGSFYNTFKGGKKEVFQKAVQERRLAFTAFQDELSNSESSLELIKDFFRSIAKADQNEHLKGCIIANTVVEMTFIDEDLESSAVQILKEVEQMFTEVIKTEQLKGTIKTKTAPEILGKYLITFWCGLNTLRRMYPDENVLKDQIEMQLAVIS; from the coding sequence ATGAGAGGAAGACCTACCATTTATGAAGATTCTAATATCATAAAAAAAGCACAGGAAGTTTTTTGGCAGAAAGGTTATAGTGCAACCTCACTAAGTGATTTACAAAAGGCAACCGGTGCGGGCGCCGGAAGCTTTTACAATACTTTTAAAGGAGGAAAAAAAGAAGTCTTTCAGAAAGCTGTTCAGGAACGCAGGCTGGCTTTCACTGCATTTCAAGATGAATTAAGCAATAGCGAATCTTCATTAGAATTAATAAAAGATTTTTTCAGAAGTATTGCAAAAGCGGATCAAAACGAACATTTAAAAGGATGTATAATTGCCAATACCGTTGTCGAAATGACTTTTATCGATGAAGATCTCGAATCCAGCGCTGTTCAGATTTTAAAAGAAGTCGAACAAATGTTTACTGAAGTGATAAAAACGGAACAGCTAAAAGGAACTATAAAAACAAAAACTGCTCCCGAAATTCTGGGAAAATACCTCATCACATTTTGGTGCGGACTCAATACACTCCGAAGAATGTATCCCGACGAAAATGTCCTAAAAGATCAAATCGAAATGCAATTAGCTGTTATCAGCTAA
- a CDS encoding SDR family NAD(P)-dependent oxidoreductase, whose amino-acid sequence MNLKLEGKRAFISGSTQGIGYAIAQQLVAEKAEVIINGRNEEKTKLAVQKLQSEFPDAKISGIKADFGKKDEVTNLLNQLNDIDILINNVGIFDLKDFEDIEEEDWYKIFEINVLSSIRLSKKLLPQMLEKKTGRIIFISSESGVNIPGNMIHYGMTKAAMTAVSNGLSKLTIGTEVTVNTILGGPTYSDGVASTIEQIASMQNIETEQMKNIIMQQTNPHSLLQRFINPNEIASLAVYLSSPLAVATNGSSLRADGGVLKTV is encoded by the coding sequence ATGAATTTAAAATTAGAAGGAAAAAGAGCTTTTATCAGCGGTTCAACACAAGGAATTGGGTACGCGATTGCACAGCAATTAGTAGCTGAAAAAGCTGAAGTAATTATCAATGGTAGAAATGAAGAAAAAACAAAACTAGCAGTTCAAAAATTACAATCTGAATTTCCTGATGCAAAAATCTCAGGCATTAAAGCTGATTTTGGAAAGAAAGATGAAGTAACCAATTTATTAAACCAATTAAATGATATTGATATCTTAATTAATAACGTTGGAATTTTCGATTTAAAAGATTTTGAAGACATCGAAGAGGAAGATTGGTACAAAATATTTGAAATTAACGTATTGAGCAGTATTCGCCTTTCAAAAAAACTTTTACCACAAATGCTTGAGAAAAAAACAGGAAGAATTATTTTTATCAGCAGTGAATCCGGCGTCAACATTCCGGGAAATATGATTCATTACGGAATGACGAAAGCAGCCATGACAGCCGTGAGTAATGGTTTATCTAAACTCACAATTGGAACTGAGGTTACCGTAAATACAATTCTAGGTGGCCCAACTTATTCTGATGGCGTAGCGTCAACCATAGAACAAATCGCATCTATGCAAAACATCGAAACCGAACAAATGAAGAACATCATCATGCAGCAGACCAATCCGCATTCTTTATTACAGCGTTTTATAAATCCAAATGAGATTGCTTCGCTCGCAGTTTATCTTTCAAGTCCTTTAGCTGTAGCAACTAATGGTTCATCATTAAGAGCTGATGGTGGTGTTTTAAAAACCGTTTAA